A single window of Rhipicephalus microplus isolate Deutch F79 chromosome 5, USDA_Rmic, whole genome shotgun sequence DNA harbors:
- the LOC119174580 gene encoding histone lysine demethylase PHF8 isoform X2 — protein MASVDVYCVCGQPYDPNLFMIQCDVCKDWFHGNCIDVKEHDACDIIKYHCPQCQLTFGPSIWKQRTNWHRHDYSDPNASDKPVQTGTYVFIKELKSRHFESAESIVTRLNGDQFNLQYLLHSGFTNPVLVTKKDGLGLVMPPEDLTVSDVMDFIGPDFMLDVIDVRKQEDLKMTMSEWVDYFNSYDRSKVFNVISLEFSDTRLSDFVKPPSLVQRISWVENCWPSHVPNIGVYQRPAVMKYCLMSTENSFTDFHIDFGGSSVWYHILRGEKIFYLIRPTQTNLSLYEHFMASANQSETFFGDQADACYRLTLTAGQTLFIPTGWIHAVYTSVDSMVFGGNFLHSFNIGLQLQVYELEKRIDAPHKYKFPSFETTHWFAASYVIEQLRSATASEFKPPSFLIVGAKALMTALKNWTQEPNCKLDVIPSGINVPKLLKDMAKEVRAAEKKLSGKVKAEKETKKGKQGAAKGAKAVAAAAVANVQENVTPPIRDTGGAAPQGINIKVKLPVKAKGKAKGKGTGGLKARAATAAKKAQSVKQEKPAPAPPPVTPLHKESVYDFNDSDDDGLVVDENPPPQPRRSYQRAVAVPATPALPPISTFSNNASMGNFAAAAAAAAAGTTSSSVMESPDTKQVNGKSKVEKKPAVNNKAAGAAVVPKSATGEDTADVPKNGTIDDLLLASSIALDTDSTRVSLEEELGGGRASPSTRDAIQGMLSMSKSAFTFGPCDGGGPMGPTAQELLEGGPLSTGLALGLAGARSRINPTPTHKRPTPFSSAASRMRSGEEEDLEESLLKECHADDDYVYPGLEASDDELRVFKPRGRSKRDEAWNPKAKLAPNCPKPPRPTREGTQKKSVKRTIEDTASKLANKPPPKRSYHRKKSQVPSKSKEKDIEEFEPGPSTSSAASKKPSLPPDAFRLKKPKKGFATAKQRLGKILKIHKMIY, from the exons TTGCATAGATGTCAAGGAGCATGACGCATGCGACATCATCAAGTACCACTGCCCTCAGTGCCAGTTGACCTTTGGGCCGTCAATCT GGAAGCAGAGAACTAACTGGCATCGGCACGACTACTCAGACCCCAATGCAAGCGACAAG CCTGTGCAGACAGGTACTTATGTGTTCATAAAGGAACTGAAGTCGAGGCATTTTGAAAG TGCGGAGAGCATAGTGACTCGGCTGAATGGGGACCAGTTCAACCTGCAATACCTGCTGCACAGTGGGTTCACGAACCCAGTGTTGGTCACCAAGAAGGATGGCCTTGGGCTTGTTATGCCACCGGAGGACCTCACTGTCAGTGATGTCATGGATTTCATTG GGCCGGATTTCATGCTGGATGTCATCGACGTCCGGAAGCAGGAGGATCTCAAAATGACCATGTCGGAGTGGGTCGACTACTTCAACAGCTACGATCGCTCCAAGGTGTTCAACGTCATCAGCCTCGAGTTTTCAGACACCAG GCTGTCTGACTTTGTGAAGCCGCCGTCTCTGGTTCAGCGCATCAGTTGGGTGGAGAACTGCTGGCCATCACACGTGCCCAACATCGGCGTGTACCAGCGTCCCGCCGTCATGAAGTACTGTCTCATGAGCACCGAGAACAGCTTCACCGACTTCCACATCGACTTTGGCGGCTCCTCTGTGTGGTATCACATTCTCCGA GGGGAGAAGATATTCTACCTCATACGGCCCACCCAAACCAACCTGAGTCTCTACGAGCACTTCATGGCCTCGGCCAATCAGAGTGAGACTTTCTTCGGGGACCAGGCGGACGCCTGCTACCGGCTCACTCTCACTGCCGGGCAGACGCTCTTCATCCCGACTGGTTGGATACACGCGGTCTACACATCCGTCGACTCCATGGTCTTTGGGGGAAACTTTCTGCACAGCTTCAACATCGGCCTTCAGCTACA AGTGTATGAATTAGAGAAGAGAATTGATGCCCCGCACAAGTACAAGTTCCCCTCGTTTGAGACGACCCACTGGTTTGCCGCATCGTACGTCATCGAACAGCTTAGAA GTGCAACAGCATCTGAGTTCAAACCTCCGAGCTTTCTGATTGTTGGAGCAAAGGCCTTGATGACCGCACTCAAAAACTGGACTCAAGAG CCCAATTGTAAATTGGATGTAATTCCAAGTGGGATCAATGTACCCAAGCTTCTGAAAGATATGGCCAAGGAAGTCAGAGCAGCAGAG AAGAAACTGAGTGGCAAGGTCAAGGCCGAGAAAGAGACCAAGAAGGGCAAACAGGGAGCCGCAAAGGGGGCCAAGGCGGTGGCTGCTGCTGCCGTTGCCAACGTGCAGGAAAATGTGACGCCACCCATACGAGACACCGGTGGGGCTGCCCCACAGGGCATAAATATCAAGGTTAAGCTGCCCGTCAAGGCCAAAGGCAAGGCAAAGGGCAAAGGCACCGGCGGCCTCAAGGCCAGGGCAGCAACAGCCGCGAAAAAGGCACAAAG TGTGAAACAGGAGAAACCTGCCCCGGCACCGCCACCTGTGACACCGTTGCACAAGGAGTCGGTGTACGACTTCAATGACTCGGACGATGACGGCCTGGTGGTAGACGAGAATCCACCGCCGCAGCCGCGTCGCTCGTACCAGCGGGCCGTGGCCGTTCCCGCCACGCCTGCCCTGCCGCCCATCTCCACGTTTAGCAACAACGCCTCCATGGGCAACTttgcggcggcggcagcagcagccgcagctggcaCCACGTCTTCCTCCGTCATGGAGTCCCCGGACACCAAGCAAG TCAATGGCAAGTCCAAAGTGGAAAAGAAGCCTGCAGTGAACAACAAGGCTGCCGGTGCAGCCGTGGTTCCCAAGTCGGCGACCGGAGAGGACACTGCCGACGTGCCGAAGAATGGAACCATCGACGACCTTCTGCTGGCGTCCAGCATTGCCCTGGACACTGACAGCACAAGAGTCAGCCTTGAAGAAGAGTTGGG GGGCGGTCGAGCATCGCCGTCGACACGAGATGCTATCCAGGGCATGCTGTCTATGTCGAAGAGTGCGTTCACCTTCGGTCCGTGCGATGGGGGTGGACCGATGGGCCCCACGGCGCAGGAGCTCCTCGAGGGAGGTCCGTTAAGCACAGGCCTGGCGCTAGGGTTGGCCGGAGCGCGTAGTAGGATCAATCCGACGCCCACGCACAAGCGGCCTACGCCCTTCAGCTCTGCTGCCTCCCGGATGCGATCCGGTGAGGAAGAAGATCTTGAGGAATCTCTCCTCAAGGAGTGTCATGCGGATGACGACTATG TATACCCTGGACTGGAAGCCTCGGATGACGAACTTCGCGTGTTCAAACCTCGAGGGCGATCCAAGCGAGATGAGGCCTGGAATCCCAAAG CCAAACTCGCTCCCAACTGCCCAAAACCCCCACGCCCCACAAGAGAGGGAACGCAGAAAAAGTCTGTCAAGCGAACCATCGAAGACACGGCATCTAAGCTCGCCAATAAGCCT CCTCCCAAGCGATCCTACCATCGCAAGAAGTCGCAAGTGCCATCCAAATCTAAGgaaaaggacattgaggagtttgAACCGGGGCCGTCCACGTCCTCAGCAGCCAGCAAAAAGCCCTCCCTGCCTCCGGATGCCTTTAGGC TGAAGAAGCCGAAGAAGGGCTTCGCCACTGCAAAGCAGCGTCTGGGCAAGATCCTCAAGATCCACAAGATGATCTACTGA
- the LOC119174580 gene encoding histone lysine demethylase PHF8 isoform X1, protein MASVDVYCVCGQPYDPNLFMIQCDVCKDWFHGNCIDVKEHDACDIIKYHCPQCQLTFGPSIWKQRTNWHRHDYSDPNASDKPVQTGTYVFIKELKSRHFESAESIVTRLNGDQFNLQYLLHSGFTNPVLVTKKDGLGLVMPPEDLTVSDVMDFIGPDFMLDVIDVRKQEDLKMTMSEWVDYFNSYDRSKVFNVISLEFSDTRLSDFVKPPSLVQRISWVENCWPSHVPNIGVYQRPAVMKYCLMSTENSFTDFHIDFGGSSVWYHILRGEKIFYLIRPTQTNLSLYEHFMASANQSETFFGDQADACYRLTLTAGQTLFIPTGWIHAVYTSVDSMVFGGNFLHSFNIGLQLQVYELEKRIDAPHKYKFPSFETTHWFAASYVIEQLRSATASEFKPPSFLIVGAKALMTALKNWTQEPNCKLDVIPSGINVPKLLKDMAKEVRAAEKKLSGKVKAEKETKKGKQGAAKGAKAVAAAAVANVQENVTPPIRDTGGAAPQGINIKVKLPVKAKGKAKGKGTGGLKARAATAAKKAQSVKQEKPAPAPPPVTPLHKESVYDFNDSDDDGLVVDENPPPQPRRSYQRAVAVPATPALPPISTFSNNASMGNFAAAAAAAAAGTTSSSVMESPDTKQGSLKLRLSFNGKSKVEKKPAVNNKAAGAAVVPKSATGEDTADVPKNGTIDDLLLASSIALDTDSTRVSLEEELGGGRASPSTRDAIQGMLSMSKSAFTFGPCDGGGPMGPTAQELLEGGPLSTGLALGLAGARSRINPTPTHKRPTPFSSAASRMRSGEEEDLEESLLKECHADDDYVYPGLEASDDELRVFKPRGRSKRDEAWNPKAKLAPNCPKPPRPTREGTQKKSVKRTIEDTASKLANKPPPKRSYHRKKSQVPSKSKEKDIEEFEPGPSTSSAASKKPSLPPDAFRLKKPKKGFATAKQRLGKILKIHKMIY, encoded by the exons TTGCATAGATGTCAAGGAGCATGACGCATGCGACATCATCAAGTACCACTGCCCTCAGTGCCAGTTGACCTTTGGGCCGTCAATCT GGAAGCAGAGAACTAACTGGCATCGGCACGACTACTCAGACCCCAATGCAAGCGACAAG CCTGTGCAGACAGGTACTTATGTGTTCATAAAGGAACTGAAGTCGAGGCATTTTGAAAG TGCGGAGAGCATAGTGACTCGGCTGAATGGGGACCAGTTCAACCTGCAATACCTGCTGCACAGTGGGTTCACGAACCCAGTGTTGGTCACCAAGAAGGATGGCCTTGGGCTTGTTATGCCACCGGAGGACCTCACTGTCAGTGATGTCATGGATTTCATTG GGCCGGATTTCATGCTGGATGTCATCGACGTCCGGAAGCAGGAGGATCTCAAAATGACCATGTCGGAGTGGGTCGACTACTTCAACAGCTACGATCGCTCCAAGGTGTTCAACGTCATCAGCCTCGAGTTTTCAGACACCAG GCTGTCTGACTTTGTGAAGCCGCCGTCTCTGGTTCAGCGCATCAGTTGGGTGGAGAACTGCTGGCCATCACACGTGCCCAACATCGGCGTGTACCAGCGTCCCGCCGTCATGAAGTACTGTCTCATGAGCACCGAGAACAGCTTCACCGACTTCCACATCGACTTTGGCGGCTCCTCTGTGTGGTATCACATTCTCCGA GGGGAGAAGATATTCTACCTCATACGGCCCACCCAAACCAACCTGAGTCTCTACGAGCACTTCATGGCCTCGGCCAATCAGAGTGAGACTTTCTTCGGGGACCAGGCGGACGCCTGCTACCGGCTCACTCTCACTGCCGGGCAGACGCTCTTCATCCCGACTGGTTGGATACACGCGGTCTACACATCCGTCGACTCCATGGTCTTTGGGGGAAACTTTCTGCACAGCTTCAACATCGGCCTTCAGCTACA AGTGTATGAATTAGAGAAGAGAATTGATGCCCCGCACAAGTACAAGTTCCCCTCGTTTGAGACGACCCACTGGTTTGCCGCATCGTACGTCATCGAACAGCTTAGAA GTGCAACAGCATCTGAGTTCAAACCTCCGAGCTTTCTGATTGTTGGAGCAAAGGCCTTGATGACCGCACTCAAAAACTGGACTCAAGAG CCCAATTGTAAATTGGATGTAATTCCAAGTGGGATCAATGTACCCAAGCTTCTGAAAGATATGGCCAAGGAAGTCAGAGCAGCAGAG AAGAAACTGAGTGGCAAGGTCAAGGCCGAGAAAGAGACCAAGAAGGGCAAACAGGGAGCCGCAAAGGGGGCCAAGGCGGTGGCTGCTGCTGCCGTTGCCAACGTGCAGGAAAATGTGACGCCACCCATACGAGACACCGGTGGGGCTGCCCCACAGGGCATAAATATCAAGGTTAAGCTGCCCGTCAAGGCCAAAGGCAAGGCAAAGGGCAAAGGCACCGGCGGCCTCAAGGCCAGGGCAGCAACAGCCGCGAAAAAGGCACAAAG TGTGAAACAGGAGAAACCTGCCCCGGCACCGCCACCTGTGACACCGTTGCACAAGGAGTCGGTGTACGACTTCAATGACTCGGACGATGACGGCCTGGTGGTAGACGAGAATCCACCGCCGCAGCCGCGTCGCTCGTACCAGCGGGCCGTGGCCGTTCCCGCCACGCCTGCCCTGCCGCCCATCTCCACGTTTAGCAACAACGCCTCCATGGGCAACTttgcggcggcggcagcagcagccgcagctggcaCCACGTCTTCCTCCGTCATGGAGTCCCCGGACACCAAGCAAGGTTCTCTCAAGCTTCGGCTTTCAT TCAATGGCAAGTCCAAAGTGGAAAAGAAGCCTGCAGTGAACAACAAGGCTGCCGGTGCAGCCGTGGTTCCCAAGTCGGCGACCGGAGAGGACACTGCCGACGTGCCGAAGAATGGAACCATCGACGACCTTCTGCTGGCGTCCAGCATTGCCCTGGACACTGACAGCACAAGAGTCAGCCTTGAAGAAGAGTTGGG GGGCGGTCGAGCATCGCCGTCGACACGAGATGCTATCCAGGGCATGCTGTCTATGTCGAAGAGTGCGTTCACCTTCGGTCCGTGCGATGGGGGTGGACCGATGGGCCCCACGGCGCAGGAGCTCCTCGAGGGAGGTCCGTTAAGCACAGGCCTGGCGCTAGGGTTGGCCGGAGCGCGTAGTAGGATCAATCCGACGCCCACGCACAAGCGGCCTACGCCCTTCAGCTCTGCTGCCTCCCGGATGCGATCCGGTGAGGAAGAAGATCTTGAGGAATCTCTCCTCAAGGAGTGTCATGCGGATGACGACTATG TATACCCTGGACTGGAAGCCTCGGATGACGAACTTCGCGTGTTCAAACCTCGAGGGCGATCCAAGCGAGATGAGGCCTGGAATCCCAAAG CCAAACTCGCTCCCAACTGCCCAAAACCCCCACGCCCCACAAGAGAGGGAACGCAGAAAAAGTCTGTCAAGCGAACCATCGAAGACACGGCATCTAAGCTCGCCAATAAGCCT CCTCCCAAGCGATCCTACCATCGCAAGAAGTCGCAAGTGCCATCCAAATCTAAGgaaaaggacattgaggagtttgAACCGGGGCCGTCCACGTCCTCAGCAGCCAGCAAAAAGCCCTCCCTGCCTCCGGATGCCTTTAGGC TGAAGAAGCCGAAGAAGGGCTTCGCCACTGCAAAGCAGCGTCTGGGCAAGATCCTCAAGATCCACAAGATGATCTACTGA